Part of the Dehalococcoidia bacterium genome is shown below.
AGTAGCAGTCAAGCATAAGCATACCCCCGAAGGGACGGTGCGCATCGTGTTGGATGGTTTCTCTGGAAGGTCGGCTTCCGGTGCATAACTGTCCAGATTGTTGATGTCGTTGCAAGTCGAACCTCCATCGGGATTGGAGTAATGCCGAAGCGTGTAAATGAAGCAAGTGAATGAGAATGAGTGAGAAAACCGCAAAAAGGCCCCTGGATGAACTGGATCTGATGCTCATCAGAGAACTGGAAGTCGATGCCAGAAGGAGCGCCAAGGAACTCGCGGCCAAGCTGGGCACAAGCCATACTACAGTGCAGCGGCGGTTACGATATCTCTTGGACGAAGGTGTCATTTCATTCGTCACCA
Proteins encoded:
- a CDS encoding AsnC family transcriptional regulator, translating into MSEKTAKRPLDELDLMLIRELEVDARRSAKELAAKLGTSHTTVQRRLRYLLDEGVISFVT